In the genome of Bremerella sp. JC817, one region contains:
- a CDS encoding HAD family hydrolase codes for MTYTSTGSPGSIGGATRSYMGSDDGMKTLATLLLLLIPSLVLAEDPLPSWNEGPAKQSIIDFVEKVTDKNSDTYVPIYDRVAVFDNDGTLWCEAPLPMQVYYVLAALKEKVAQDPTLAEKPMVKAALAGDFEKLLQGTHYDGLVEIIGLTHAGMTTTEYDAAVKAWVKTFRHPRFDRSLAGMTYQPMQELLRYLRANDFQTFIVSGGGADFMRVFAYRIYGIPTNQIVGTNTLTKFELVDGKPVLMKTMDHMFVDDKAGKPVGIHQFIGRRPIAAFGNSDGDQQMLEYTTIDNPYPSFGLLVHHTDAKRAYAYDSHPPSSGKLVTALEAAPKYGWTVVSMKDDWKTIFFGSE; via the coding sequence ATGACGTACACTTCAACTGGTTCGCCGGGATCGATCGGCGGTGCGACTCGTTCTTACATGGGAAGTGATGACGGCATGAAAACGCTAGCGACTCTTTTGCTGCTGCTGATCCCGAGTTTGGTCCTGGCTGAAGATCCGCTTCCTTCGTGGAACGAAGGGCCTGCCAAGCAGTCGATCATTGACTTTGTCGAGAAGGTGACCGACAAGAACTCGGATACCTACGTACCGATCTACGACCGGGTCGCAGTCTTCGACAACGATGGCACGCTATGGTGTGAAGCACCGCTGCCGATGCAGGTCTATTACGTGCTGGCCGCACTCAAAGAAAAGGTCGCCCAAGATCCGACGTTGGCCGAGAAGCCAATGGTCAAAGCGGCCCTCGCCGGAGACTTCGAGAAGCTGCTGCAAGGTACGCATTACGACGGGCTGGTCGAGATCATCGGCCTCACGCACGCCGGCATGACGACCACCGAGTACGACGCGGCTGTGAAGGCCTGGGTGAAGACCTTCCGACATCCTCGCTTCGATCGCAGCCTGGCCGGAATGACCTATCAGCCGATGCAAGAGTTGCTGCGATACCTGCGGGCAAACGACTTTCAAACGTTCATCGTCTCCGGCGGCGGTGCCGACTTCATGCGAGTCTTCGCCTATCGCATCTATGGGATTCCGACCAATCAGATCGTCGGGACGAACACGCTGACCAAGTTCGAGCTGGTCGATGGCAAGCCCGTTTTGATGAAGACGATGGACCACATGTTTGTCGACGACAAGGCAGGCAAGCCGGTCGGTATTCACCAGTTCATCGGCCGCCGACCGATTGCCGCGTTTGGCAATTCGGATGGTGACCAACAAATGCTCGAGTACACCACGATCGACAATCCTTATCCCAGCTTCGGACTGCTGGTGCACCACACCGATGCGAAGCGGGCCTATGCCTACGACAGCCATCCACCATCGAGCGGCAAACTGGTGACCGCCCTGGAAGCCGCACCAAAGTACGGCTGGACCGTCGTCAGCATGAAAGACGATTGGAAGACTATTTTCTTTGGTAGCGAGTAA
- a CDS encoding DUF1559 domain-containing protein, which translates to METQVSTARRGGFTLVELLVVIAIIGVLIALLLPAVQQAREAARRMQCTNNLKQLGLAIHNYHDVMGCVPPIGGAPTRSAFVALLPYLEQSNLEKQYNYNQPWHHADNLPLAATVPDALVCASAPNGGGQTVAGTATSDYAYLYSPFNAADQYNAPGKSFFMWGDKINFRDVTDGLSHTICLFESAGRAHWWVDGQQEPGGAATPQLYSGYSTNYGEEREAWTSNVLGTYFAPVLVTPAASSGDEPTITLFAGSQVMNVTNLYSGPYSFHPGGINILLGDGSVRFLPDTINLDTLWAMTSCAGGEVPAQY; encoded by the coding sequence ATGGAAACGCAAGTTTCGACTGCCCGTCGTGGCGGTTTTACGTTGGTTGAATTGTTGGTTGTCATCGCCATCATCGGCGTGCTGATCGCCTTGCTATTGCCGGCCGTCCAACAGGCCCGCGAAGCGGCTCGACGGATGCAGTGCACCAATAATCTGAAGCAGCTGGGCCTGGCGATTCATAACTATCACGACGTGATGGGCTGCGTGCCGCCGATCGGTGGTGCACCGACGCGAAGTGCCTTCGTGGCTTTGTTGCCTTACCTCGAGCAGTCCAACCTCGAGAAACAGTACAACTACAATCAGCCCTGGCATCATGCCGATAACCTTCCGTTGGCAGCCACCGTGCCTGATGCCCTGGTATGCGCTTCGGCCCCCAACGGCGGCGGACAAACCGTTGCTGGTACCGCAACCTCAGACTATGCCTATTTGTATTCGCCATTCAATGCGGCCGATCAATACAATGCGCCTGGCAAATCGTTCTTCATGTGGGGCGATAAGATCAACTTCCGTGACGTGACCGATGGGCTCTCGCATACGATCTGTTTGTTTGAGTCGGCTGGCCGTGCTCATTGGTGGGTGGATGGTCAACAGGAACCAGGTGGGGCAGCGACGCCGCAACTTTACTCGGGCTACTCGACGAACTACGGCGAAGAACGCGAAGCGTGGACTTCCAATGTCCTGGGAACCTACTTTGCACCTGTTTTGGTAACGCCAGCCGCGTCTTCCGGTGACGAACCTACGATCACCTTGTTTGCTGGTTCGCAGGTCATGAACGTGACCAATCTTTACAGCGGTCCTTATTCGTTCCATCCCGGCGGGATCAATATTCTGCTCGGTGATGGCTCGGTACGGTTTCTGCCGGACACGATCAATCTCGACACGCTGTGGGCAATGACCTCTTGTGCCGGAGGCGAAGTCCCGGCCCAGTACTAA
- a CDS encoding PepSY-associated TM helix domain-containing protein: MKLQFRRLWLVVHRWLGLTAGLVFVLIGLTGSLLVFDHAIDEWMHPQLLLTEGTGERKLLAEIIDAANAGYQGDSTGTKSEALAVVRPRIEQGVWTVWFSGGTKEKPEFIAVYVDPYSAEVNGQRAWGTDPMGIIYRLHFRLLAGMFGGLAVGIIGVVLLVSLVSGIVLWWPLLKGGLRAALAIRRGSRFNYDLHKTVGITTALFLLVITFTGVYMELPFIIKPVLNLVSAETKPPKDMKSGEASERQPLTADEAIAIAQKQFPGAKFDHLHPPEGEEGVYEVAFRQEGEIQTSFGRSQVYLDQYSGEVVYMHAPNQFTGTDHFVAWQFPLHNGEALGIVGRWGVFVLGIAPAILYVTGFLLWYRGRKSRQKQKNRRAQVASV, translated from the coding sequence ATGAAATTGCAATTCCGCCGACTATGGCTGGTGGTGCATCGTTGGTTAGGGCTGACGGCTGGGCTGGTGTTTGTGTTGATTGGTTTGACCGGAAGCCTGTTGGTTTTCGATCATGCCATCGACGAATGGATGCATCCGCAGTTGCTGCTGACCGAAGGGACCGGCGAGCGAAAGTTACTGGCCGAGATCATCGATGCCGCCAACGCTGGTTATCAGGGAGATTCCACCGGAACCAAGTCGGAAGCTTTGGCGGTCGTCCGTCCACGCATCGAGCAAGGGGTCTGGACGGTCTGGTTTAGTGGCGGAACGAAGGAGAAGCCAGAGTTCATCGCGGTCTATGTCGATCCCTATTCGGCGGAAGTCAACGGCCAGCGCGCGTGGGGCACCGATCCGATGGGCATCATCTATCGGCTGCACTTCCGTCTGCTGGCAGGCATGTTCGGCGGACTGGCCGTGGGGATCATCGGCGTCGTGCTGTTGGTTTCGCTGGTCAGCGGCATCGTGCTGTGGTGGCCGCTGCTGAAGGGCGGGCTGCGAGCGGCGCTAGCCATTCGGCGCGGCAGTCGCTTCAACTACGATCTGCACAAAACGGTCGGCATCACGACGGCGCTCTTCCTGCTGGTGATCACGTTCACCGGCGTCTACATGGAATTGCCGTTCATCATCAAGCCGGTGCTGAATCTGGTCTCGGCCGAAACCAAGCCGCCCAAGGACATGAAGTCAGGCGAAGCAAGCGAACGCCAGCCACTGACGGCCGACGAGGCGATTGCGATCGCGCAGAAGCAGTTCCCAGGGGCGAAGTTCGATCACCTTCATCCGCCTGAAGGAGAGGAGGGGGTCTACGAAGTCGCCTTCCGCCAAGAGGGAGAAATCCAAACCTCGTTCGGCCGCAGCCAGGTCTATCTCGACCAATACAGCGGCGAAGTGGTCTACATGCACGCCCCGAATCAGTTCACCGGAACCGACCACTTCGTGGCCTGGCAGTTCCCGCTGCACAATGGCGAAGCACTCGGAATCGTCGGCCGCTGGGGCGTCTTCGTGCTGGGAATTGCCCCGGCCATCCTCTACGTAACCGGCTTCCTCCTCTGGTACCGAGGCCGCAAATCGCGGCAGAAGCAAAAAAATCGTCGGGCGCAAGTGGCGTCTGTTTAA
- a CDS encoding alkene reductase — MSQNQSPLLQPFDLRGLSLANRVAMAPMTRARSGKDRIPTDVMVEYYRQRAGAGLIITEGVTISPQANGWSESPGIYTEAMTEGWKKVTDAVHGEGGKIFLQLWHTGRASHSSFHDGQLAVAPSAIMIDDGEMQHTPNGKEAREVPRALETDEIPGVVADYASAAANAKEAGFDGVEIHSANGYLIDEFLQSKSNHRTDQYGGSIENRYRFLGEVVEAVANAWSADRVGMRLSPNGIYNGMGSPDYREQFLYVANQLDQYPLAYLHVMDGTGFGFHELGEPMTLGEFRQVFHGPLMGNVGYTKESGEEAIASGDADLVAYGRPFISNPDLVTRFAEDAPLNPEADFSVWYSPTGAQGYTDFPTLSAV; from the coding sequence ATGAGCCAGAATCAATCGCCGCTGCTTCAACCGTTCGATTTGCGTGGTCTATCGCTTGCCAATCGCGTGGCGATGGCTCCGATGACGCGGGCTCGGTCCGGCAAAGACCGCATCCCGACCGATGTGATGGTCGAATATTATCGACAACGGGCCGGAGCAGGGCTGATCATCACCGAAGGGGTCACGATCTCGCCGCAGGCCAACGGTTGGAGCGAATCGCCCGGCATCTATACGGAAGCGATGACCGAGGGCTGGAAGAAGGTGACCGACGCCGTGCATGGGGAAGGTGGCAAGATCTTCCTGCAGTTGTGGCACACCGGTCGGGCATCCCATAGCAGTTTTCATGATGGTCAGTTGGCGGTCGCGCCGTCGGCCATCATGATCGACGATGGCGAAATGCAGCACACACCCAATGGCAAAGAAGCTCGCGAGGTCCCGCGTGCTTTAGAAACGGATGAAATTCCGGGCGTCGTCGCCGACTATGCTTCCGCAGCTGCCAACGCCAAAGAAGCTGGCTTCGACGGTGTCGAGATTCACTCGGCCAACGGTTACTTGATCGACGAGTTCTTGCAGTCGAAGTCGAACCACCGTACCGATCAGTATGGCGGCAGCATCGAGAACCGCTACCGCTTCCTGGGCGAAGTGGTCGAAGCGGTTGCCAACGCCTGGTCGGCCGATCGAGTTGGCATGCGGCTTTCGCCCAACGGGATTTACAACGGCATGGGATCGCCTGACTATCGCGAGCAGTTTTTGTATGTCGCGAATCAATTAGATCAGTACCCGCTCGCTTACCTGCACGTGATGGATGGCACCGGGTTTGGCTTCCATGAACTGGGCGAGCCGATGACGCTGGGCGAATTCCGCCAGGTGTTCCACGGACCTTTGATGGGCAACGTGGGGTACACGAAAGAGTCAGGGGAAGAAGCGATCGCCAGCGGCGATGCCGACCTGGTCGCTTACGGCCGACCGTTCATCAGCAACCCAGACCTGGTGACCCGCTTTGCCGAAGACGCTCCTTTGAATCCGGAGGCCGACTTCTCGGTTTGGTATTCGCCCACCGGTGCCCAAGGCTACACCGACTTCCCGACCTTGTCGGCAGTCTAA
- a CDS encoding carboxypeptidase-like regulatory domain-containing protein encodes MIHRGCLMLCLGLAASSIACSKTGLVPIQGEVKFADGQPLSNGRVVLHNRNPKAEVSSWGLIHPDGSFTLGTFDVDDGVPPGRYQVSIQNAESLPPADWGDRVFQAQPLIHPRFSDPEQSELIFEVPGNSSHWQITVQPPADR; translated from the coding sequence ATGATTCATCGCGGCTGTCTGATGCTCTGTCTTGGTTTGGCGGCAAGTTCGATCGCATGTTCCAAGACCGGACTCGTTCCGATTCAAGGCGAAGTGAAATTCGCCGATGGCCAGCCCCTTTCCAACGGCCGGGTCGTCTTGCACAACCGAAACCCCAAGGCAGAAGTCTCGTCTTGGGGTTTGATCCATCCCGATGGCAGCTTCACCCTGGGAACCTTCGACGTCGACGACGGCGTCCCGCCGGGGCGTTACCAGGTATCGATTCAGAATGCCGAGTCCCTTCCACCTGCCGATTGGGGTGACCGCGTTTTTCAGGCTCAACCGCTGATCCATCCCCGGTTCAGCGATCCTGAACAGTCAGAGCTAATCTTCGAGGTCCCCGGCAATTCGTCCCACTGGCAGATCACCGTTCAGCCTCCAGCGGACCGCTAA
- a CDS encoding DUF1559 domain-containing protein, translating to MGENIGQQLTSISTKPILKKGFTLVELLVVIAIIGVLVALLLPAVQQAREAARRTQCVNHQKQFGAAIHNFHAAYNGMPPATTGNTGLTLWAILLPFLEQRTLSDQLDMEASGGVDACTNAVHIGADAAAASSLNFNLLKEARISLFACPSRRAASDAVNNYNVPTGDYAVIIAGPQKWLFWSSPDTQQQALRVARAPGDTNLINISNGPVSAPVDFPNRGWRPRDDFSWVNDGLSNTVVIGEKHVTPKYMNKCCKNNHGPEGRDGYIFWNRSNGRGGYGEYWLAGSVNLGLARSAREGEELNVSSAPALGSWHPGVSNFLAADGSVRNLSVTIDPAVLIALGTANRGEVISLP from the coding sequence ATGGGGGAAAATATTGGCCAGCAGCTTACTTCTATTTCAACGAAACCTATTTTAAAGAAAGGCTTTACGCTTGTTGAACTGTTGGTGGTGATCGCCATCATCGGGGTTTTGGTCGCGTTGCTTCTGCCAGCCGTGCAACAAGCCCGCGAGGCTGCCCGGCGAACACAATGCGTCAACCATCAGAAGCAGTTCGGAGCGGCAATTCACAACTTTCACGCCGCCTACAACGGCATGCCTCCCGCCACCACCGGCAACACCGGACTGACGCTGTGGGCAATCTTGCTTCCCTTTCTCGAGCAGCGGACCTTGTCCGATCAGCTTGATATGGAGGCCTCTGGCGGAGTCGATGCGTGTACCAACGCTGTCCACATTGGTGCCGATGCCGCGGCGGCCAGTTCGCTCAACTTCAATTTGCTGAAGGAGGCACGCATCTCACTCTTCGCGTGTCCTTCGCGCCGCGCGGCTTCCGATGCGGTGAACAACTACAACGTTCCGACCGGCGACTATGCCGTGATCATCGCCGGACCGCAGAAGTGGCTGTTCTGGAGTTCGCCCGATACCCAGCAGCAAGCGCTGCGAGTCGCTCGGGCTCCTGGCGATACCAACCTGATCAACATCTCGAACGGTCCGGTCAGCGCACCAGTCGATTTTCCCAACCGCGGCTGGCGACCACGCGATGACTTCTCTTGGGTGAACGATGGTTTGAGTAACACCGTGGTGATCGGCGAGAAACATGTCACGCCGAAGTATATGAACAAGTGCTGCAAGAACAATCATGGTCCCGAAGGTCGCGACGGCTACATCTTCTGGAATCGCAGCAATGGTCGCGGTGGCTATGGCGAGTACTGGCTGGCCGGTTCGGTCAATCTTGGGTTGGCACGCTCGGCCCGGGAAGGAGAAGAACTGAACGTCAGCAGCGCGCCTGCCCTCGGAAGCTGGCACCCAGGGGTGAGCAACTTCCTGGCAGCCGACGGATCGGTTCGCAATCTGAGCGTCACCATCGATCCGGCGGTGCTGATTGCTCTGGGGACGGCCAACCGTGGCGAAGTGATCTCTCTTCCCTAA
- a CDS encoding carboxypeptidase-like regulatory domain-containing protein — MKYAPALLQRFFILPLAALALMTLAGCGSGSGLASVSGTVTLDGSPLPDALVSFYPEEGRFSSGTTDSSGHYVLDYTADEQGAVVGKHTVKITVATVQGEGGPARPPKEKIPPRYNEKSDLTVEVKPGANDDMNFDLQSK, encoded by the coding sequence ATGAAATATGCCCCCGCGCTTCTTCAACGTTTTTTCATTTTGCCATTGGCGGCACTCGCGCTGATGACCCTGGCCGGCTGCGGTTCCGGCTCTGGCCTGGCATCGGTCTCCGGCACAGTGACCCTCGATGGTAGCCCGCTACCCGACGCGCTCGTTTCGTTCTATCCGGAAGAAGGTCGTTTTTCGTCCGGTACGACCGATTCCAGTGGCCACTATGTGCTGGACTATACGGCCGACGAACAAGGGGCGGTCGTTGGTAAGCACACCGTAAAGATCACCGTCGCCACTGTCCAAGGTGAAGGGGGCCCGGCCCGGCCTCCCAAAGAGAAAATTCCGCCTCGCTACAACGAAAAGTCCGATCTGACCGTCGAAGTGAAACCTGGCGCCAATGACGATATGAACTTCGATCTGCAATCGAAGTAA
- a CDS encoding DUF1559 domain-containing protein, translating to MKRSWRPRGFTLVELLVVIAIIGVLIALLLPAVQQAREAARRMSCSNQLKQVGIALHNYHDTFLTLPPGLVTSNQVCWLTQILPQIEQSALYDRIGAVGAFDEPWEDVPEMVSTGNPPLAKTVLQGYICPSDSSRGNGLNMRLGGTGGNNFGKSNYIGIYSAYYNASDPVATNGAGGTDRDATFYDNSSTQFSDITDGLSNTIIVAERAERPSNGPTGSLWIGYHNDYGGAISGSIAQFQVRLRMERSSNDTDYVINGNTTYNPSSNHPGGAQFLRGDASVVMLKETIPLRVQAALGTIDGGEVIGEY from the coding sequence ATGAAACGTTCTTGGAGGCCCCGCGGCTTCACGCTCGTTGAACTTCTTGTTGTGATCGCGATCATCGGAGTTCTGATCGCCCTGCTTCTGCCCGCCGTACAACAGGCTCGTGAAGCGGCCCGTCGTATGTCGTGCAGCAATCAGTTGAAGCAGGTCGGTATCGCCCTGCACAACTATCACGACACCTTCCTGACATTGCCGCCCGGGCTGGTGACCAGCAACCAGGTGTGCTGGCTGACGCAGATTCTGCCCCAGATCGAGCAGTCTGCCTTGTACGACCGCATTGGCGCCGTCGGGGCGTTCGACGAACCATGGGAAGATGTTCCCGAGATGGTTTCGACGGGTAACCCACCGCTCGCCAAGACGGTTCTGCAGGGCTACATCTGTCCGTCCGATTCGAGCCGTGGCAACGGTTTGAACATGCGTCTGGGCGGCACCGGTGGCAACAACTTCGGCAAGTCCAACTACATCGGCATCTACAGCGCGTACTACAACGCCAGCGATCCGGTTGCCACCAACGGCGCCGGCGGTACCGATCGCGACGCCACGTTCTACGACAACTCGTCGACCCAGTTCAGCGACATCACCGATGGTCTGAGCAACACGATCATCGTCGCCGAACGTGCCGAACGTCCATCCAACGGCCCGACCGGTTCGTTGTGGATCGGCTATCACAACGATTACGGCGGCGCCATCAGCGGCAGCATCGCCCAGTTCCAGGTTCGTCTCCGCATGGAACGTTCTTCGAACGACACCGACTACGTCATCAACGGCAACACCACTTATAACCCCAGCAGCAATCACCCAGGCGGAGCTCAGTTCCTGCGTGGCGACGCGAGCGTTGTCATGCTGAAAGAGACCATTCCGCTTCGCGTTCAAGCTGCCTTGGGCACGATCGATGGTGGCGAAGTGATCGGCGAGTACTAA
- a CDS encoding sigma-70 family RNA polymerase sigma factor, with the protein MKISSSIDAKWFLMVESDVVRCLLEARIRLTVPIWSIVRESQTVEDIFQEVVLRALKQHDQFTDEGHLMAWSRTTAKNLAVDFLRQRGKSQVMDAGVMDRIWTISDEDSQGLKERQDALRNCLKTVPPRQREMIRLRYGEGLSCGEVATRIGTTLDAVYKRLSRTHSQLRKCVEVALQGETS; encoded by the coding sequence TTGAAGATATCCAGCAGCATTGATGCGAAATGGTTTTTGATGGTCGAGAGTGACGTAGTACGATGCCTGCTCGAGGCGCGAATTCGATTGACGGTTCCTATCTGGTCGATCGTGCGCGAATCGCAGACGGTCGAAGACATTTTCCAAGAGGTCGTCTTGCGAGCCCTGAAGCAGCACGATCAGTTCACCGACGAAGGTCACTTAATGGCCTGGTCGCGAACGACCGCCAAGAACTTGGCGGTCGACTTTCTGCGGCAACGTGGCAAGTCGCAGGTGATGGATGCCGGTGTGATGGATCGGATCTGGACCATTTCGGACGAAGACTCCCAGGGGCTGAAAGAACGCCAAGATGCCCTGCGGAACTGCTTAAAAACGGTCCCGCCGCGGCAACGCGAGATGATTCGCCTGCGATATGGCGAAGGGTTGAGCTGTGGCGAAGTGGCGACGCGAATCGGTACGACGCTCGATGCCGTCTACAAACGACTTTCCCGCACCCATAGCCAGCTGAGAAAATGCGTCGAAGTGGCTTTACAGGGAGAAACGTCGTGA
- a CDS encoding FecR family protein: MNDAAQSSDLPDDDLLELIVRYHDGQLDEYEMVALMALLEGDDRALAIFHDTALQALTIAEHATVVAEPKPASQIWRLSTLSWLALAASVAVVAAIAWASWQPPYVVRVADLEGQIVLLNPDGSERQLRHGDLLYDNQHIASRDIGSFATLLFADGTSIQIFDQTEISCRQGAGKEVEVFQGNVVADVAPQPEGHPLQIITLHSITDVLGTVLAIQVSPQRTDVDVLEGKVRVARTGDSSTVDVAAGEKTVVSRKVPLSSRPRSPVGNTWKVDFENGLPREWIKGIWLDQPLPEGSKGGARAEQRPSFWDPAVTWYEVESYNRWSRGLCMVNDESRLQMRFFTERAGWIQMILLTRDPSFKQSDVTYEYIIRNYGKMKEAGWHTVDIPLSEFRRTIKDPKIGYAQSPINPPRPGLVIFKVIVSTQHRDLGLIVDEMSITSPGDPPPIADEQEAAS, from the coding sequence ATGAACGATGCTGCCCAATCTTCCGACTTGCCAGACGACGATCTGCTCGAGCTGATCGTTCGCTATCACGATGGCCAACTCGACGAGTACGAAATGGTCGCTCTGATGGCGCTTCTCGAGGGAGACGACCGCGCGCTGGCCATCTTCCACGACACGGCGCTTCAGGCCCTCACCATTGCCGAGCATGCCACCGTGGTGGCCGAGCCGAAACCTGCTTCACAGATCTGGCGACTCTCGACGTTATCGTGGCTGGCGTTGGCGGCCAGTGTGGCAGTGGTGGCCGCGATCGCCTGGGCGAGTTGGCAGCCCCCGTACGTCGTTCGCGTCGCCGACTTGGAGGGACAGATCGTCTTGCTCAACCCAGATGGAAGCGAACGCCAACTGCGTCATGGCGATCTGCTGTACGACAATCAGCACATTGCCTCGCGCGACATCGGCAGCTTTGCGACGCTGCTCTTCGCCGACGGCACTTCAATTCAAATCTTCGATCAGACCGAAATCAGTTGCCGCCAAGGGGCTGGCAAAGAGGTCGAGGTATTCCAGGGAAACGTGGTGGCCGATGTTGCTCCCCAGCCGGAAGGACACCCACTGCAAATCATCACGCTCCATTCGATTACCGACGTTCTGGGGACGGTTCTGGCGATTCAAGTCTCGCCGCAACGCACCGATGTCGACGTGCTGGAAGGTAAGGTCCGCGTGGCACGGACAGGCGATAGCAGCACGGTTGACGTGGCAGCCGGCGAAAAGACCGTTGTCTCGCGGAAGGTGCCTTTGTCGAGCCGTCCCCGCAGTCCAGTCGGTAACACGTGGAAGGTGGACTTCGAGAACGGCCTGCCTCGTGAATGGATCAAAGGCATCTGGCTCGATCAACCTTTGCCGGAAGGCTCGAAGGGAGGAGCTCGGGCCGAACAACGTCCCAGCTTTTGGGACCCTGCGGTCACGTGGTACGAGGTGGAATCGTACAACCGCTGGAGTCGCGGGCTATGCATGGTCAACGACGAGTCACGGCTGCAGATGCGGTTTTTCACCGAGCGAGCAGGCTGGATCCAAATGATCCTGTTGACCCGCGATCCGAGCTTCAAACAGTCGGATGTTACCTACGAGTACATCATTCGCAACTACGGCAAGATGAAGGAAGCTGGCTGGCACACGGTCGACATTCCGTTGTCTGAATTTCGACGGACGATCAAAGACCCGAAGATTGGCTACGCCCAGTCGCCGATCAATCCGCCGCGACCAGGACTGGTGATCTTCAAAGTGATTGTCTCGACCCAGCATCGCGACCTCGGGCTGATCGTCGACGAGATGTCGATCACGTCCCCCGGCGACCCACCACCGATAGCCGACGAGCAGGAAGCTGCTTCGTAG
- a CDS encoding DUF1559 domain-containing protein has protein sequence MKSLRIGKGSYTRQHRGFTLVELLVVIAIIGVLIALLLPAVQQAREAARRTQCVNNLKNIGLALHNYHDTFQKLPYLGFDNWNGDMISVFGRLLPFVEQPAMYDTLDFNVRANGGNNRLYRTTPLDIYSCPSEQVTLGETTTDLNWSHQRYSYAVCVGNTNYRQENANNWDGLWTYNNGGSAFQMGTKIHGLGSVTDGTSNTVMVSEVPMNQNTSGWQGMYAAGIYASGAGFTGYLTPNTKASVDGGRRCWNPDDYLQKIPCHNNGDNWGTATFAAFSMHPGGVNASNFDGSVSFVPETIDIWAWRARTSTQGGEVIGL, from the coding sequence ATGAAGTCGCTTCGCATTGGAAAAGGCTCCTATACCCGCCAACACCGTGGTTTCACCCTCGTCGAACTGCTGGTGGTGATTGCCATCATCGGTGTTTTGATCGCCTTGTTGCTACCTGCCGTGCAACAGGCTCGTGAAGCTGCTCGTCGCACCCAGTGTGTGAACAACCTGAAGAACATCGGCCTCGCGCTGCACAACTATCACGACACCTTCCAGAAGCTGCCTTACCTCGGGTTCGACAACTGGAACGGCGACATGATCTCGGTCTTCGGCCGTCTGTTGCCATTCGTCGAGCAGCCAGCCATGTACGACACGCTCGATTTCAACGTGCGTGCCAACGGTGGTAACAACCGCCTGTACCGCACCACGCCGCTGGACATCTACAGTTGCCCTTCGGAACAGGTCACCCTGGGCGAAACGACCACCGACTTGAACTGGTCGCACCAGCGCTACAGCTACGCGGTTTGCGTGGGTAACACCAACTATCGTCAGGAAAACGCCAACAACTGGGACGGTCTGTGGACTTACAACAACGGTGGTTCAGCCTTCCAGATGGGCACCAAGATCCATGGCCTGGGTTCGGTTACCGACGGTACCAGCAACACCGTGATGGTTTCGGAAGTTCCGATGAACCAGAACACCAGCGGCTGGCAGGGCATGTACGCTGCCGGCATCTACGCATCGGGTGCTGGTTTCACCGGTTACCTGACACCCAACACCAAGGCTTCGGTCGACGGTGGTCGCCGCTGCTGGAACCCAGACGATTACCTCCAGAAGATTCCTTGCCATAACAATGGCGACAACTGGGGAACCGCCACGTTCGCCGCTTTCAGCATGCACCCAGGTGGTGTGAACGCCAGCAACTTCGACGGTTCGGTTAGCTTCGTGCCTGAAACGATCGACATCTGGGCCTGGCGTGCACGCACGTCGACTCAAGGTGGCGAAGTTATCGGCCTGTAA